The genomic stretch TAAAATCGGAGCAGACCGGGTTGTCCATCCTGAGCGAGACATGGGACGACGTATTGCGCATTACATCGTATCGAAAAACATGCTAGATTATCTTGAATTATCGGATGAATATAGTCTAGTCGAAATCTCTGTATCTGATCCACGTTTCCTTGGAAAGAGCCTAGTTGATTTAGATTTCCGTAACTCTTTTGGTGTCAATATTGTCGGTATTAAAAAAGATAAACAAATGATTATTACTCCTGAAGCCAATGATGTTCTACATGAAGGAGATATTCTAATCGTTATCGGTTCGGATGATGACATTGAACGACTACAAGAAAAAATTCAATAAAAAGAAAACCTATGTAATATAAAGAGATATGTCAACATGTCTAGTATATTCTTAGGTTTTTTTTATTGTTTGCGAATTACCGCTTGCTATCTAGCCAGTTATTTTCTATTATAGTTACAGAGCTTCACATAAAGGGACAGAAGGAGGGGGAACAGATGAAGAAATTTTTGCTTGATAAAATCGGCGCTCGAGGACTTATTCAGATGTTGCAAGCATTTATTTATGCGAGCATTTGTGTAGTGGTCCATACAGTTATTTTTCCTGATTTGGCCGGGGTTTTACCTATAGTGGTACTAATAGGGATTATTTCAATGCAACCTACATATGGAATTACCAGAAAAGTCATTCCCCAAATAGCGCTAGCATTCACTCTAGCGTGTATTTTTGTCATTATAAGCACCTATTTTTTCCCAATCAATGTGTATATTTACTATGTTGTCATGATAGTTGTTATTTTGGCGGTGAATTTCTTGATGCCGCAGAAATATATGGTAATGACACTCGCGATTGGGACAGCACTTTACTTTCTTGGAACAGATGATTTGCCAATGCCTCTCTATACTATGATAATTGTCGCGTTAATAGATGTGTTTGTGTTCTTTTTACTGGTGCAGTTAGTCGTAAAATATGTACATTTACCACTCGAAAAAACCGTTCAAACTATTATGAAACAATTGGTAGGACTATTTGACAAGGAAATTGAAAGTGTATTTAAAAATAATGGTAAATTTATAGCAAAACCATTGTATAGTATTTTTGTTCAGTCACAAATGTTTATTAAAGAATATAGTGCTAGTAAAAAAGCGAATCCTCGTCATGTGGAGCTGTATCAAGCGTTACTGCCTAATTATCTTCAACTTTTTTTTCATATGCAAACAATGGAGGACATTGGACGAGTTGGTTTGTCGGAAGAAGCGAAACAGGCCCTTGCTCAGATTAACGTGAAAGTTTCTGATGAAATTAACGCGAAAGAAGCCAATCCAGTTGCCTCATTTCACGTGAAAAAATTTGTTGAGAACTTCCTAGCTATTAAGGTTGGAATGAAAGAATTAGTGGAAGGGAGAGAGCAGAAATGAAAAAGATTTCTATGAGAGAACGTTTCGCTCTTGATCCACGAGTTATTAAAGTGCTTATTAGTATTACGATAGCAGTGATTTTATTCCCTATTATGGGTGATTGGATTGTGTATCCAACATACGTATTTAATGCTATTTATATTACCGCACAAATGAGTAAGGGGGATACATATAAATCAAGCATTGAGCGGATTATCGGTA from Listeria monocytogenes ATCC 19117 encodes the following:
- a CDS encoding potassium channel family protein, whose protein sequence is MKEGFAVIGLGRFGGSICRSLVEQGMEVLAIDSDEERVNEYMSIATHAVIANSTDENALRQLGIRNFEHVIVAIGEDIQSSILTTLILKEMGVKYVTAKATNDKHAKLLDKIGADRVVHPERDMGRRIAHYIVSKNMLDYLELSDEYSLVEISVSDPRFLGKSLVDLDFRNSFGVNIVGIKKDKQMIITPEANDVLHEGDILIVIGSDDDIERLQEKIQ